GTAACTTTTTTTGAGTGAAACATGTATTATAATATCAactgttgattttttttaataattgataaaaatggataaaataatatattgttcAATTCTTTAAAGTGGCAGTTCAAACACTAGAGGGGTCAAATTCAATGTTTTAAGTAGTTTTATTGATGCCTAAAGAAAGTAGTTTTGATCAAAGTTTTGTTTAATATAGTCCGGTTGTgactattaaatatttaaaagaaattaaaagtaCTGTCAAAATTTGTTTATCTCAGCCTCACATTACCTTCTCCTATATTATTTGTTGATAAAATCAAATGTGCCTTTCAATTCCTTTTTGGGATGTTTAAAGGAATTAAAACAAAGTTTACAACAAATATCTCAAACTGTTTATCATATCTAACTTACCTCGTGGCTAAACTCAATGTGGATCTTCTCACTTAAAAAAATTGGAAggttaattaacaaaaaaaaaaaaaaattatacgtATTATTTGATAAAGGCATACCACCTGATTTTGCTACAGTTCAcatgaaatattattattatttttgtttacagTACAGATATAACTATATGTAGCTTTGGAGTGGAGGTTGTATAAACTATAAAGTGAGGTCTATGGTTAATGGTTGTCTCATGTGCAAAGCAATGTGATAATCAAATGGAAACAATGTATGGTGGTTGCCATTTATCATGACACTCACCAGTCAtttgttattataaataataaaatatacaaaaatggTCATCACATTAAATATGATGATGGTTagtattatttttcattttaatgaatttatctttaataaaattaacaactaattattgatattaattatttagaaaaaacTAGTAAATTTTTGCTATTTGactttatatttttgatttttttttttatcaaaataatttatacagtctaaatatgtgttttttttaaggaACTAACTATGTGTTTATGAAACCAAAAGATTTTAGTAAAGAAAGTAGGGAATGCAATCCCAGGTCCATATCATATGTTGACAAAGATTATAGTACTTGATACGTTATGCGGCGAATTGTGGGATATAGAAGATCAAGAAAATTATCACTATGactatcaataaaattttaaattaaattaatttttaaaactaacaatTAAGTTAATTACTCAATTAcctaaaaaaagttaattaccCGATCATTACTTGTCTAGAAGTGAAATTTATAGAAACttaaattataagttaattttttagttaaaatattaaatactctTTTGAAAAACTAAcatcatttttcttttcacattttttatttaaccaaACAAAGAGCCAAACATGTTATATTAATATTGGCATGTGGATTTTCAAATTACAAAACTCAACGTGAAGCTCTATTTTCTTTTAGGATACCGTAAAAGCAAAACTCTTGCATCTCATTGCACagtttttcctttattttatataatactaATGAATACCCATTgattaaattgtattttcagTCATAGAcattagacaaaaataaaatattcgtAAACAAACGTAGATATgattaaataaaactcaaatctcacattaataaaagataaaactctataattatttataaataataatatttttcatcttatgagtcgattttttaaaaatattttaaacaaaatctaaaatctaaaattttattttgagttgTGTGTGACACGTGTGACACCAGCACTTAGTAGTAGTGCAAAAGCAAAGTTGCACTTATGAGTACTGAGACCCACCGCTACAATATAAGTCATCAATGTGGTATTAAGATTAACCAGATTATGCGGGCCACATGTTGTTGTTTTGTAAAGTTGGTTTTCATCTAACCCATTAATTACCATTTTCAAGTTCCAACATCCTCAAACTCTAGTCAACAGGGTCTATAAAGTCCTCAACattagaaaaaaagaagaaaataattaaaaaaaaaaacaagaaggaTCTCTTGCAAAGCCTAGCTTAAAGTTATGGCTTTGGTAGAAAGAGCTATGGTTTTGTCTATAGTGATGGTAACTATGCAGATTTCATATGCAGCTGTATACAAGGTTGGTGATTCTTCTGGCTGGACTACCCTTGGTAACATTGACTACAAAAAATGGTCTGCTACAAAGAATTTCCAAATTGGTGACACTATTAGTAAGTTCTAACTCCAATTGCATGGTTTATTTGTGCATTTGtcttgtttttttcttcattctAATTAGGAGATGAGTTCAAATATTCTTGAAGTTGGAAAATGGTTCTTTCAAGAGAGGATATAGACAAAAACAAAAGTAACACTAATTTACAATTCTATGATACCCTTTTTCTAGCATTGTCCAATTTTGGATAGAAAAACTCATATTCGTCCTTTTCATGTCTTTTGCTTTAAGTATACTCCACCATTGTACTTCCATTCGTTGGTCAGTGTTTCTATTTTTCTaatactatttaatattaagataaagtgtaagttttttttttttaattggcaaattttactacattaattattttttatgttagtaATTTTTCCTTATCGAATTTGAAGTTCGGTTATTTAACTCTTCCaactttaatttaaataatatataaccaAAATAAAGTATGTTTTTAAAGAGAGTCCCCAAGACTAATTTACTCATCTACAcaactttttgttttcttatggtTTGTATTCCTCATTATCAAATTAagcttctttttctttttttacaatatcAGTTTCATGATGATAGTTGTAAACTAGCATGACCCACCACTTTCACTAGCATTAACTTTTTGTTCTATGGTGCTTTGCACGAGTTCTTTTAGAtacaaagaaacaaaacaacatGCAATGACTTTGTCGGGTGGTCCAGAATCACATTAGTGAGCATGGTTTTTTTTACACTTAATTATGATTACTACTATAAACTCAAAAATTATATAGGGTCATTaattattttgcatttttttcaGTATTTGTATATAGTGCACAATTCCATAATGTGATGCGAGTGACACATCCTATGTACAAGTCATGCAATGCATCATCACCTATTGCAACATTCACCACTGGAAATGATTCCATAAAGATAACAAATCATGGTCATCATTTCTTCTTTTGTGGTGTTCCTGGACACTGTCAAGCAGGACAGAAAGTTGATATTAATGTGCTCAAGGTTTCTGAAGCAGCTTCTGCACCTAATCCATCTTCTTCAGCTTTGGCTTCTCCTGCTACTGTTCCAGCTTCCATTAATGTACCGGCACCTTCTCCTAGCAATGCTGCCAAGTTGAAATTTATTGGTTTAAAGAGAGTTTTTGGTGTCATTATTATGGGTTTGGCCATGCATTTCCTTGCTGTTTGTGTCTAGTTATGCTTAATATGGAAgtgttttaatttctttagttTGGTTTGTGGGGCCATTTtggtttttctttctttcttgtaTTGGAACTTCTCTATTTCCTTCGTCTGAATAGATGACAAGAAAAACATGTACTATAAGATGTATTATTACAATGTATTTTCCACTGCATGTAGGATTTTGTAAGAGTTATGGTGTATTGAATTCGAATCTAAATACATAGATATCTAATCTAATGAATAATGATGAGTGTTAAAATTACTTCTCATGTAGTAGATATAGATACGTGTATCTTAATATGATAGAACTCACAATTTTAATGGAAAAAAGGtacattatttcttaaaatttcttaaaattcaGAGTTGTATCTCTTACAATAACGAGATCAAGAAA
The genomic region above belongs to Cicer arietinum cultivar CDC Frontier isolate Library 1 chromosome 4, Cicar.CDCFrontier_v2.0, whole genome shotgun sequence and contains:
- the LOC101498603 gene encoding mavicyanin-like, which codes for MALVERAMVLSIVMVTMQISYAAVYKVGDSSGWTTLGNIDYKKWSATKNFQIGDTIIFVYSAQFHNVMRVTHPMYKSCNASSPIATFTTGNDSIKITNHGHHFFFCGVPGHCQAGQKVDINVLKVSEAASAPNPSSSALASPATVPASINVPAPSPSNAAKLKFIGLKRVFGVIIMGLAMHFLAVCV